The following are from one region of the bacterium genome:
- a CDS encoding F420-nonreducing hydrogenase, whose product MKVATYQMASCSGCHVALVNLGLDLIEPLSKGELVFSPVLVDSKDVSEADVAFIEGGVRNRENLEMLKKLRDKTETLVAFGTCACFGGVPGIGSAFKAADLLSEAYGDDFLPEGIPILEQRVDPVDAHVKVDYYFPGCPPPPKLLKSNIQRLLEGQQPSFYDLPVCAECQRVAKKEVTHDLKRIAENFPEPDECLLSQGFVCLGSVSRGGCEAPCTHAGVPCLGCRGPIDRVFVEPTHGILYDLSRRISHFTGKTEKEVRDKLRDIVHVFYSFTLSVPELRKKDAEDVYKLINRIKV is encoded by the coding sequence ATGAAAGTAGCGACATACCAGATGGCTTCGTGCTCCGGCTGCCATGTGGCCCTTGTTAACCTGGGGCTCGATCTAATCGAGCCTTTGTCGAAGGGCGAGCTTGTGTTTTCCCCTGTGCTCGTCGATTCGAAGGATGTTTCGGAAGCGGACGTCGCATTCATAGAAGGCGGCGTGCGCAACCGCGAAAACCTTGAGATGCTAAAGAAACTCAGGGACAAGACTGAGACCCTTGTAGCCTTCGGAACCTGCGCCTGCTTCGGAGGAGTGCCCGGAATCGGCTCCGCATTCAAGGCCGCAGACCTCCTGTCGGAAGCGTACGGCGACGATTTCCTTCCAGAAGGTATCCCGATTCTCGAACAGAGGGTCGACCCTGTGGACGCGCACGTCAAGGTCGACTACTACTTCCCCGGATGTCCTCCTCCGCCAAAGCTCCTCAAGTCGAACATACAAAGGCTTCTTGAAGGCCAGCAGCCGTCCTTCTACGACCTGCCGGTATGCGCCGAGTGTCAGAGGGTCGCTAAAAAGGAAGTAACGCACGACCTGAAGCGCATCGCCGAGAATTTTCCCGAACCCGATGAGTGCCTCCTTTCGCAAGGTTTTGTGTGCCTGGGCTCGGTAAGCCGCGGCGGATGCGAGGCGCCCTGTACGCATGCCGGTGTTCCATGCCTTGGCTGTCGAGGTCCAATAGATCGCGTATTCGTTGAACCCACCCACGGGATTCTTTACGATCTCTCGCGCCGCATAAGCCACTTTACAGGCAAGACGGAGAAGGAGGTCAGAGACAAGCTTCGCGACATCGTTCACGTCTTCTACTCATTCACGCTCTCGGTCCCCGAACTCCGGAAAAAGGATGCCGAGGATGTCTACAAGCTCATCAACCGGATAAAGGTCTAA